A window of Halovivax gelatinilyticus genomic DNA:
CGGCGCCGTGTCGGTCGCGGTGACGCAGACGAGGTTTCGCGCGTTGGCGAAGGCCGCGTCGGCGAACGGCATCGGCGTCCCGTACGGATCCAGGTCCACCACGTCGAGCGCGACGTCCATGTCCCGCCCACAGCCGTACATGAACGCGTTGACGTCCTCGTGAGCGACGGTGACGCCGACGTCGTTGCGCTCTGCGTTCTCGCGAGCGAGCGCGACGGCTCGCTCGTCCCGATCGCAGCCGAACGCCGTCCAGCCGTCGGCGGCCGCACGAATCGCGCGGATTCCGCTCGCGGTCATCGCGTCGAGGTAGGTGGCGGCGCGCGACTCGCGTTCGTCGCGAAACGCCCGGAGCACGGCGATCGTCAGGTCGCGGTTGAGTTCCTGTCGCGGGTTGTAGAACACGGCCTCCTCGACGCCCGCCGTCGACTCGCCCGGGACCTCCAGCTCGACGCCGCCCTCCGAGACGCGCATGGCTCGGAGTCGGTCCGGCGAGACGAAAAGTGCGGTGATGTCGGTCGGCCACCCGCCGTCGTCGACGTGTCGGTCGCGAATCAGCCACCGACCCGCCGGTGCACCCAGATCGTACACAGAAACGTGACGAAGCCGGCGGCGGCCGCGATGGCGAAGGCGACGCGATAGCCCGTCGACGTGTACACCCGCGCGCCGCCGACGAACTCGCCGGTCCAGTAGGCGTCGAGCGCCCACCCCATCAGCGTCGGGAAGGTACCCGCGCCGAGAAACGCCGCGCCGTTGACCGTCCCGGTCGAGATGCCGCTGGCTCGATCGGGGTGGCGCTCCTTGACGACCGGGTACGAGAGGACGAACGCGCCGAGGAGGCCGCCGGTGACGAAGAAGACGACCGCGACGAGCCACAGCGGCGGCGTCCCCGCGACCGCGATGGCGGCCAGACAGGTCGTGTACACCGCGCCGCCGTACACCATCAGCTCGGTCCGACGGCCGAGCAGGTCGGAGAGGCGACCGAACGCGGGCGGGCCGACGATCAACCCGGCCGCGCCAAGCAGCGCGAACACCGACGCGTACGTCGTCGAGACGTCGTACGTCTGGGCGACGTAGGGGACGCCCCAGAGCCCGAACAGCGTGAGGTTGATCCCCGTCGCACAAAAGAGCAACGCGCTGACGACCCAGGTGACGCGATCTGCGAGCACGGTCGACAGCGCGTCGCGGAGCTGGCCGGCCGACAGCGTCGGTTGGGTGGGAACGTCGGCGATCGGCGAGAGTCCCGCCGCCTCCGGATCGTCGCGAACGAACGCGTAGACGGCGACGGAGGCGACGACGCCGACGAGGCCCAGCCAGCCGATCGTCGTCCGCCAGTCGGTCGCGTCGACCGCGATCGAGAGCGGCGTCGTCGCCATCACGCCGCCGATCCCCGCGACGGCGAACGTGAGCCCGCTCATGGTCGCGAACTCGTCCGCACGGTACCAGTTCGCGCTGAACCGGAGGATGCAGACGAAGATGACGCTCCCGCCGAGGCCGACTAGCCCCCGCGCGAACAGCGCCGCGAGGTAGGAATCGGCGACCGAAAACCAGATCGCTCCCAGACTCATGAGTACGCCGCCGGCGGTCGCCGTTCGCCGCGGGCCCACCCGATCGGCCAGAATTCCGGTCGGGATCTGCATGAGCGCGTACACCCAGAAGAAGGTCGCGTGGAGGGTTCCGAGCTGTCCGCCGGTCGTCTCGAAGGCACCCATCAAATCCTCGGCCAACACCGCCGAGGAGAGGCGGTGGACGTTGACGAGGACGAAGACGACGCTCAGCAGCCCCCACAGCACCCACCGGCGGGATCGCGGATCGGACCGAAGATCCATCTGCGCGTGTCTCTCTCCCGGAACGATAAATCCGTGGTGTCCGCTCCGGCGCGACGACCCCAAACCGATTTTACAGGTCGGCCCAGAGTGACAGTCGTGGCGACGCCCGATCCGGTCGAACGCTGGCAAGCGGACCTCGAAGAGCTGGGCGAACTCACCCCGGACCTCGTCGATCGGATCACGCGGATCCACGGCGACCGGGGCGCTCGCGCCATCGAGGCCGTCGGCGAGCGCCGGGTGAAGGTCTACCGCGACTTCACGGTCGTCGTCGGCCACCGAGACGAGTACGTCATCGAGGGCGGGGCGTGTACCTGCAAGGACGCGACATACAACTTAGACCCGGACGATCCCACCGAGGAGTGCTGGCACGTCCTGTCGGTCGCCATCGCGCGGCGCATCGGCCACCTCGACTACCACGACATGTGGTACTCGGACGTCCGCGAATTTCTGTAGCGGACGGTCCCTCCCGTTCGTCTTTCACTGTATGTTGAGGCCGTCTCCACCACCGTAGAGAGGCTTCGATTCGCTCGCACGACGGCGGTCGTCGCGGTTGATCGGTGGCCGATGCTGACGGTTGATCGGTGGCCGATTGGCAGGTAATCGATGACTGATAGAGGTGGGCGACCGTGAGCGCTGAGAGAATTCGTTTCAGTCCGATTCCTCGATCGAAATCACGGTCGTCGCCGCGTCGCCGGCCAGCGCGCCCTCCAGCGACCGCCGGACGTCGGCCGGGTCGACGGACGACGTGGCGCGGGCGACGCCGCCGACGGAGCCGGGATCGAGCGGGACGTCGAGGGCGTCGTAGACGTCGGCCAGGACCGCGGCGAGTTCGTCGATCCGATCGACGAGCAGGATGCCGGCGACGAGCGCGCCGTCGCCCGTCACCCGCTGGGCAATTCCAGACACCTTGGGGCCGTCGGGCAGTCGGAGCGAGTGGGTGCCCGGACAGAAGGCGTTCGCGGGTTCGCCCTCGGCGACGGCGACGCCGGACGATTCGAGGGCGGCGGTGACGTCGGCCGTGATTGCGTCGTACCGGTCCTGGATGCCCGTTCGGAGGTCCTCGACCGGTTCGGCGCGGACGAACGCCAGCGTCGTCTCGCCGTCGTAGGCGACGGCCCGGCCCCCGACGCGGCGGCTGACGGGGCGAAAGCCGTGACTTCGAGCGGCCTCCCGCGCGAGGTCGTATCCGTCCCGGTTTTCGTCGCGGCGGCCGAACGCCACCTGCCGGTGCGGTCGCCAGACGCGAACCGCACGCTCTCCCGCGGCGGCGTGTTCGAGGAGGCGACGGCTCGCGTCTCGGTCGGCGTCGATCGTCGCTGCGCGCCCGCGGTAAACGGTGACGGTCACGACCGACGGTTCGAACCCGAACAAGGTAAACGCTCTCGACTCGCAGGGTGGACCGATGCGAACCGAGGCCGCGGACAGACGCGACCGGGAGCAGGCCGTCGTCCTCGACGAGCGCGTCCTCGGTCAGTACCGGCGGTTCTCGCTGTACAACTCGCCGTATCTCGCCCACGACGAGGGCTGTGCAGTGGATCTCTACCCCACCGGGAGCGACCCGCACGAGGGGCTCGACGCTCGCGCGCCATCGCCCGTCGGGGGCGTGGTACGCGAGACGCGGACCGTCCGCGCGCCGCCGAAACCCTACGCGCCCGAACACGACTATCTGGTCCTCGTCGACGTCGACGAACCCGCGTCGGCGGCGGGGCTCGTTGCCCGGATCCTCCACGTCGATCCCGGCGTCGAGCCGGGCGATCGGGTGGCCATCGGCGACGACCTCGGCCGGCTCGTCCGCGCGGGCTTTTTCGCCCCCTGGGTCGGCACCCACCTCCACGTCGGCTTTCGCCGGCCCGAGCAGAACCACCGTCGCGCGTCGGGATCGCTCCCGATCGACGTCGCGGTCGACGTCCGTCCGCTCACGTGGGATGGCGAGGGGACCGTCGTCGCCGCGGGCGAGACGTACGCGATACTCGACGCACCCGTCAACCCGAATCCGGGCGAGTGGGCCGCCATCGCGTCCGATAGCGGCGGTATTCTCGACGGCGGATTGCCCCACTACGAGACGGGCGGCGTCCTCGGCGTAGAGACCGCGACTCCCGACGGCTCCCGAGAACGGACGATCCGCCTCGCCGGCGACCCGATCGGCACCGCGACCGGCCGGACGATCGACTGGGCCGGTGCGACCGTCCTGGCGAACGGCGAGCCGGTCACCGGCCTCTCGCTGTTCTGCGGGCGCGACGCCGGCTTCGGCGCGAAGGTGATCTGTCCGGACCGACGGTTCGAGGTCGGCGAGCCGGTCGCAATCTCGATCGAGCGGGACGGAGCGGAGTGAACCCGTGGGACGCTATCGGAGTGAACTCGTGGGACGCCATGAGTGACCCGCGCGTATGGCGCCTGGCCGGCGTGTCGACGACGCGAGATACGAACGATTATAGCAAGCGAATTGAAATGTTCGGGTGAAATGGACCGACGTCGGATCGCGATCGTCGGCGCTGGCTGCCTGCTCGTCGTCGGTGCCGTCACCGGCCTCTTGCTCGCCTACCCGTTCTCGACGGTGACCCACGACCCCTACGAGAGTGAATTCGACACGAGCGCCCTGCCGTCGGACGACGATTCGTTCGCGATCGACGAGACGATCCGCATCTACGAGGATGGCGACTTCGCGCTCGAACTCGAGACTGGTTTCGCCGTCGACGGCGAGCACGTCTCGCTCGAGACCGAGTGGGACGTAGCCGACGAAACGACGCGCACAGTGCGGTACACCGACCTCGACGGCGAGTGGGACGCGACCCGTTCGTGGACCGATAGCGCGGACACCTACGAGGGGTGGCTCGAACACGCCGGCGAGAACGAGACGATCGAACCCGTGGACGACGGCTACGTCAGTCTCGACACCAGCACCGACCCGTCGTCGATCGAAGACCAGTTCGAGTCGACCTGGTTCGTCGGAACGGATCCGCTGCTCTCGCAACTCTCGTTCGAGCGCGTCGACGAGACCGCGATCGGTGATCGGTCAGTCGACGTCTTCGAACCCGAGACTGGCTGGTACGAGCGCGTCGTCTCCGGTACCACCGTCGACGAGTACCGCGTGACCGACGCCGAGGGGGCGGTGTACGCGGACGCCGAGACGGGCGCGCTCGTCTCGGTCGAGGTCACGTTTTCCGTCGTCGACGCCTCGAACTACGCGGCGTACGTCTACGAGCGGCTCGACGGCGGTGATAGCTACACGGCCGAACTCAGCTACGCGGTGACCGACGAGGCGACCGTCGAGCGACCGGCGTGGGCGGACGAGCCGGCGGCTGACGGGGAGAAGGGTTAAAGAGCCCGTTTCACAGTCAGCCGGTAAACCCCGTTCAACGGGCCGAACCGAAAAAGCGCAGGGTCCAAGAGTCGCGCCGCCGCAGAGACCCGTATGAGCGACGAGTACGACGCGATGGGCGAGATGCTCCAGGCGCACATCGACGAGAACCACGAGTTTCTCTCCTGGCTCGGCCTGACCGTCACGAACGTCGACGACGGGACGATGACCATGTCGGTCCCCTACGACGAGAAGCTGACGAACACGCGCCCGAACGGCGGTCGCGAGGATCGCAGAGCCGACATTCACGGCGGCATCGCCGCGACGATGGTCGACACCGTCGGGGGGCTCGTCCTGCGGACGAAACTCGACGACCCCGTCCAGACCGGCATCGCCACGATCAACCTGAACGTCAACTACCTGCGACCGGCGACGGGCGACTTAGACGCCACGGCCACGGTCATCCGTACCGGGTCGACCGTCGGCGTCAGCGAGATCAGCGTCGAGAGTACGACCCCGGACGGGGAGACGCGCGAGGTCGCCACCGGGCAGGGTTCCTACCGGATCTTCCGGTCGGAGTGAGCCGCGGTTCGAATTCGGCGGCCGACTTCTCACACTGGGCGACCCAGTTCGAGCGAGAGACAGAACACGGAGCCGCCGGCCTTCTCGAACTCGCTCGTCTCGATCGGAACGGGCTCGTAGCCCGCCTCCAGGAGTTTCGCCTCGGTCTCCGGGTTACCGGCCGGGAGGAGGACGTGGTGACCGTCGACGCTGTGGGCGTTTCCGGCCATTCCCTCGCGAGATTCGACGACCGGAATCTCGAGCAGCGTCTCGAAGACGTCGCCGAGCCGGTCGAGTCCCGCGTCGGTGAACGCCTCGGGCTGGATCAGCGCCGTTCGCTCGTCGAGCGGCGTCAGACAGACGTCGAGGTGGTAGTAGCGATCGTCCGCGAGTTCGAGCGCGCAGACGGGGGCGTCGAGCCGGCTGGCGAGGTCGTCGTAGGCCGCTCGTTCGGTTCGGACGCC
This region includes:
- a CDS encoding MFS transporter, yielding MDLRSDPRSRRWVLWGLLSVVFVLVNVHRLSSAVLAEDLMGAFETTGGQLGTLHATFFWVYALMQIPTGILADRVGPRRTATAGGVLMSLGAIWFSVADSYLAALFARGLVGLGGSVIFVCILRFSANWYRADEFATMSGLTFAVAGIGGVMATTPLSIAVDATDWRTTIGWLGLVGVVASVAVYAFVRDDPEAAGLSPIADVPTQPTLSAGQLRDALSTVLADRVTWVVSALLFCATGINLTLFGLWGVPYVAQTYDVSTTYASVFALLGAAGLIVGPPAFGRLSDLLGRRTELMVYGGAVYTTCLAAIAVAGTPPLWLVAVVFFVTGGLLGAFVLSYPVVKERHPDRASGISTGTVNGAAFLGAGTFPTLMGWALDAYWTGEFVGGARVYTSTGYRVAFAIAAAAGFVTFLCTIWVHRRVGG
- a CDS encoding lipoate--protein ligase family protein; translated protein: MTVTVYRGRAATIDADRDASRRLLEHAAAGERAVRVWRPHRQVAFGRRDENRDGYDLAREAARSHGFRPVSRRVGGRAVAYDGETTLAFVRAEPVEDLRTGIQDRYDAITADVTAALESSGVAVAEGEPANAFCPGTHSLRLPDGPKVSGIAQRVTGDGALVAGILLVDRIDELAAVLADVYDALDVPLDPGSVGGVARATSSVDPADVRRSLEGALAGDAATTVISIEESD
- a CDS encoding PaaI family thioesterase, whose product is MSDEYDAMGEMLQAHIDENHEFLSWLGLTVTNVDDGTMTMSVPYDEKLTNTRPNGGREDRRADIHGGIAATMVDTVGGLVLRTKLDDPVQTGIATINLNVNYLRPATGDLDATATVIRTGSTVGVSEISVESTTPDGETREVATGQGSYRIFRSE